The window CAGGTGCATCTATAGAGGGCTTCAGTTCAATACTCACGTCATGATCTGACCCCGCTATCGCGTGATACGCCTCACCCAATGGGCCGGAAAGATCGGAAAGTAGACGGCGGCGCTCTGCTGTGATCTCGGTGCCTAGTGTTACCAAGCGCTCATCCCAAATATCCAAAGTTCCGAGGTTTCCCGCATCGACATCTTTGACTCGCGCTGTCTTGAGGAGAGTATTTCTCTGTTTCAGGACCCGGTCATAGTCAGAAACCACCCCGGCAAGACGGGGAGTTCTTTGAATAATGAGGTCGTCCATGAACTTTCGGCGCCCAGAAGGCTCTCCACGAACCAACATGAGGTCTTCCGGAGCAAAAATCACGGTGGAAATGTAGCGAGGGAAGTCTCGAAGCTTTGCATTGGAGTGGTTGACCTGAGCTTTATTGGCACTGTTGCGGTTTAACTGAACTTCAAGCAGGATCGTGCGGCCGTCGTGTGCGAGGTTTACTCGCACAATGGCCGCATCTGATCCCTGACGGATCAGTGCAGAGTCAATACTTGTTCGATGTGAACCTAGGGTCGCCAAAAAATTGATGGCTTCGACAATGTTTGTTTTGCCCTGGCCGTTTGAGCCCACTAAAACAACAGAACCAAGCCCCGGCTCAATGTCTGCCGTGGCGTAGTTTCTAAAGTCGCGAAGACTGAGTGAGCTAACGTGCATCGCTCAGAATGTCACTTAATTTAGCGAAGAAGAAGGTTGGGCTGCAGAAGGTAGCGGTATGCATCTTCTGAAGGAGTGTCCTTCGAAGTCTGGCTTGTAATCAATACTGGGCCTGGCTTTGCAGGGTTTTCAACTGAGGTGAAACCAATACGAGTGAATTCAGAGTGAACTGCTCCCAGGCCATCCAGCAAGAAGTCTGGCTTGAGTGACACGACTACATCTGGGCCAGAAATAACAGCATCGATGGTTTCAGAAGCTTGTGCTTGCTCTCCACCAATAGCTTCAAGGGTCAAACCGTTGTTAGCGAAGGTAAAGCGCAGCGCAGCTTCACGTTCAACGACCAACTTCACACGACGAGTAGCTTCAATGAGCTCAGCGGTGTTTACTACTGCGTAGTTTTCAACTTTTTCAGGGAACAAGCGCTTGACGGGTGGGAAATTTCCCTTAATCAAGAGCGACGTCACGGTCTTGTTGTCTGCAGTAAACGCAATCAATTCACGATCGTCCTTATTGGTGATCGAAATAGAGATGTTTCCGCTGTGACCGAAGGTCTTACCAATTTCCTGGATGGTTCGTGCAGGAACAAGAGCGGTGATATCTGCAACATCACCGGTTGATTCCCATGGAATATCACGGATAGCGACGCGGTAACGGTCTGTAGCAACCAGGCTCAAGGAATTTCCTGTGATTTCAAGCTGAACACCGGTAATAACTGGAGTGACATCATCGCGTGAGGCTGCAACCGCAACCTGTGCAACAGCAGAAGAGAATTCTTCAGCAGGAAGAACACCGGTTTCTCCTTCAACCTGAGGAATAGTGGGGTATTCCTCAACAGGCATGGAAAGAAGAGTGAAATTTGCTGATCCGCAGCTGACCTGAATACGAGATTCAACGGTTTCGAATGTGACAGGTGCATTGGGAAGACGGTTGGCAATTTCAGCAAGAAGGCGGCCAGAAACCAGAACACGTCCTGGTGTCTCTACTGTCGCAGCAACTTTAGTTTGAGTCGAAACTTCGTAATCAA of the Aurantimicrobium photophilum genome contains:
- the recF gene encoding DNA replication/repair protein RecF (All proteins in this family for which functions are known are DNA-binding proteins that assist the filamentation of RecA onto DNA for the initiation of recombination or recombinational repair.), which gives rise to MHVSSLSLRDFRNYATADIEPGLGSVVLVGSNGQGKTNIVEAINFLATLGSHRTSIDSALIRQGSDAAIVRVNLAHDGRTILLEVQLNRNSANKAQVNHSNAKLRDFPRYISTVIFAPEDLMLVRGEPSGRRKFMDDLIIQRTPRLAGVVSDYDRVLKQRNTLLKTARVKDVDAGNLGTLDIWDERLVTLGTEITAERRRLLSDLSGPLGEAYHAIAGSDHDVSIELKPSIDAPESASAYAEKFRNLLEAGRIQEIERGMTLVGPHRDDVEFGLNNLPAKGYASHGETWSYALSLKLSAARLLRSESVLGDPILILDDVFAELDSARRKRLAEAVADFEQTFITAAVAEDVPAELMTQVFHVKKGTISTESPAHE
- the dnaN gene encoding DNA polymerase III subunit beta, whose product is MKFQVNRDVLSEAVSFAVKMLPARTTLPILSGVLIEATTEGLVFSSFDYEVSTQTKVAATVETPGRVLVSGRLLAEIANRLPNAPVTFETVESRIQVSCGSANFTLLSMPVEEYPTIPQVEGETGVLPAEEFSSAVAQVAVAASRDDVTPVITGVQLEITGNSLSLVATDRYRVAIRDIPWESTGDVADITALVPARTIQEIGKTFGHSGNISISITNKDDRELIAFTADNKTVTSLLIKGNFPPVKRLFPEKVENYAVVNTAELIEATRRVKLVVEREAALRFTFANNGLTLEAIGGEQAQASETIDAVISGPDVVVSLKPDFLLDGLGAVHSEFTRIGFTSVENPAKPGPVLITSQTSKDTPSEDAYRYLLQPNLLLR